One stretch of Streptomyces sp. NBC_01363 DNA includes these proteins:
- a CDS encoding DUF4126 domain-containing protein gives MSVLPLVFTSGWASGINAYAVVLLLGVFGTTGLTDEVPASLQRTDVLVVAGVLFLCEVVADKIPYVDSVWDSVHTVIRPVAGAVVAALLAGESGSLPQLAAAAVGGSTALMSHLVKAGTRMAVNSSPEPFSNVAVSIAEDLGVAGIVTFAIFHPVVAAVIAGTLLLLGIVILAFLASRIRRYLRRRAQRREEKRLAGKGSHWPPD, from the coding sequence GTGTCCGTACTTCCCTTGGTGTTCACGAGCGGCTGGGCGAGCGGGATCAACGCCTACGCGGTGGTCCTGCTGCTCGGTGTCTTCGGCACGACCGGTCTGACCGACGAGGTGCCCGCGTCGCTGCAACGCACCGATGTCCTCGTGGTGGCCGGCGTTCTCTTCCTGTGCGAGGTGGTGGCCGACAAGATCCCGTACGTGGACTCGGTCTGGGACTCGGTGCACACCGTCATCAGGCCGGTCGCCGGTGCCGTCGTGGCCGCGCTGCTGGCCGGCGAGAGCGGTTCGCTGCCGCAGCTCGCCGCCGCGGCGGTGGGCGGTTCCACCGCGCTGATGAGCCACCTGGTGAAGGCGGGCACCAGAATGGCCGTCAACTCCTCCCCCGAGCCGTTCAGCAATGTCGCCGTGAGCATCGCGGAGGACCTGGGCGTCGCCGGGATCGTCACCTTCGCGATATTCCATCCGGTGGTGGCCGCGGTCATCGCGGGGACACTGTTGCTGCTGGGCATCGTGATACTGGCCTTCCTGGCCTCGAGAATCCGTCGGTATCTGCGCCGCAGGGCTCAGCGGCGGGAGGAGAAACGCCTGGCCGGGAAGGGTTCGCACTGGCCGCCGGACTGA